One window of uncultured Methanoregula sp. genomic DNA carries:
- a CDS encoding response regulator, translating into MVHVLYVDDEECLLDICQMFLAQMGNISVDTAQSVDAGLKLIAQNDYDAVISDYEMPVKNGIDFLKTLRSLGNRTPFIIFTGRGREEIVIEAFNSGADFYLQKGGEIKSQFAELIQKVTIAVERKRGERALENSNSLIRATLESTADGIIVVDSKGSISVFNQKFLQMWNLKEGSDGTKTEPAFIEHIRDQVSDFAAFEKPFAEIRNNPDSGSYDIIQCRDGRIFRRFSQAQKIGNRIVGRVWSFRDVTVQNRAEQELRAAYQQISAAEDELKGKYSEIVENTGLICESEEKYRGIFHAASFPLLLVDRQSLEILDLNAAAAGLFGYGRDEMLVLTLDHLWPEAWRVTHEIRGQSLDLQVHFHRKMKTDPSPAEIFVSPISVGSRQFLVIAVRDLSRTNQKEDALRLANIKLNLLFSITRHDILNKLSALSGYNEILQTRSVDTPVREMLEKQQKIIDVIWKQIDFTKEYDQLGVKSPQWYRVDEIAGRAYSQILKTILFECDTGNLEIYADPMMEKVFYNLFDNALRYGEGISRIRAAWTWAGDDVRIVFEDDGIGIASEEKERIFERGYGKNTGLGLFLTREILSITGMTIRETGEYRKGARFEILVPAGNFRLPNPIAESQDYGNRLPIFADE; encoded by the coding sequence TTTACGTTGATGATGAGGAGTGCCTGCTTGATATCTGCCAGATGTTTCTTGCCCAGATGGGAAATATTTCGGTGGATACGGCACAGTCCGTTGATGCGGGGCTGAAACTCATTGCACAGAATGATTATGATGCGGTCATATCGGATTACGAGATGCCGGTCAAGAACGGTATCGATTTTTTGAAGACTCTTCGCTCTCTGGGAAACCGTACGCCCTTCATCATCTTTACCGGTCGCGGCCGCGAGGAAATCGTCATCGAGGCGTTCAACTCCGGTGCGGATTTCTATCTCCAGAAAGGCGGGGAGATCAAAAGCCAGTTTGCCGAATTGATCCAGAAAGTTACCATTGCCGTTGAACGAAAACGGGGAGAACGGGCACTGGAAAATTCCAATTCGCTCATCAGGGCCACCCTTGAATCCACGGCCGATGGCATCATAGTTGTGGATTCAAAGGGGTCCATCTCCGTATTCAACCAGAAATTCCTGCAGATGTGGAACCTTAAAGAGGGGTCTGACGGCACAAAAACAGAGCCGGCTTTTATCGAGCATATCCGCGATCAGGTCTCCGATTTTGCAGCATTTGAAAAGCCATTTGCAGAAATCCGTAACAACCCCGATTCCGGCAGTTACGATATTATCCAGTGCCGGGACGGGCGGATCTTCCGCAGGTTCTCGCAGGCTCAGAAGATCGGAAACCGGATTGTCGGAAGGGTCTGGAGTTTCCGGGACGTCACTGTACAGAACAGGGCCGAACAGGAATTGCGTGCAGCATATCAACAGATTTCGGCTGCTGAAGATGAACTGAAGGGGAAATATTCTGAAATTGTGGAAAATACCGGTCTTATCTGCGAGAGCGAGGAAAAGTACCGTGGGATTTTTCATGCTGCGAGCTTCCCGCTCCTGCTGGTTGACCGGCAATCGCTTGAAATTCTTGATCTGAATGCAGCAGCTGCCGGATTATTCGGGTACGGGAGAGACGAGATGCTTGTCCTGACCCTGGACCACCTGTGGCCGGAGGCCTGGCGGGTGACCCATGAAATCCGCGGACAGTCCCTCGATCTTCAGGTACATTTCCACCGGAAAATGAAAACGGATCCATCCCCCGCAGAAATTTTTGTATCTCCCATAAGCGTCGGCAGTCGCCAGTTTCTTGTCATTGCAGTCCGGGATCTTTCCCGGACAAACCAGAAAGAGGATGCCCTCAGGCTCGCGAACATAAAACTGAACCTCCTGTTCAGCATTACCCGCCACGACATCCTGAACAAGCTCTCCGCCCTGTCAGGCTATAACGAGATCCTCCAGACACGTAGTGTGGATACTCCTGTCCGCGAGATGCTTGAAAAACAGCAGAAAATCATTGACGTCATTTGGAAACAGATCGATTTTACCAAGGAATACGATCAGCTTGGCGTAAAATCCCCTCAATGGTACCGTGTCGATGAGATTGCAGGCCGGGCATATTCGCAGATCCTGAAGACGATACTGTTCGAGTGCGATACCGGCAATCTCGAAATCTACGCCGATCCCATGATGGAGAAGGTCTTCTACAACCTTTTCGACAACGCACTCCGCTATGGAGAAGGAATTTCCCGGATTCGTGCTGCGTGGACCTGGGCCGGAGATGATGTACGGATCGTCTTCGAAGACGACGGGATCGGTATTGCCAGCGAAGAGAAGGAACGTATCTTTGAGCGCGGGTACGGGAAAAATACCGGCCTTGGTCTGTTCCTGACCCGGGAGATTCTCTCGATAACGGGTATGACAATCCGGGAGACCGGTGAATACCGGAAAGGTGCACGGTTCGAGATCCTGGTTCCCGCCGGGAATTTCCGCCTGCCAAATCCCATAGCAGAATCGCAGGATTACGGGAACCGGTTGCCGATTTTCGCTGATGAATGA
- a CDS encoding tetratricopeptide repeat protein, whose product MPTRVFIVEDDEIITHLISEILTMKGYAIAGSAASGDEVFSKIPGTACDVILMDIGLKGDADGITVARILSTRVRTPIIFVTGQFDDQILERAKTPNTYGYIIKPFTANDLCSNIEIALFNHRLRAEPMREPEPATAGEIIPDAAAKPAIPPKAAVQVRSHIRQEGLKHLYDHGLHYQSKGNYQRALQYFIEILELDPDDVSIWVEKGDVLQNMGRTSEALTAIDTALSLDPANEYGLCKKSRVLCSVGRHTDALATIEVALGITRDNRALLVEKGTILHELGRNEEAIRILDQAIEMNKKCGYALGAKGRIMGKLDMNREAIAAFGKALNIEPKNISLWMDLIRLFEQKRNYHTALNVIQMALEKNPENKILAMKRDTLLSKTIPVA is encoded by the coding sequence ATGCCAACCCGTGTCTTCATTGTAGAGGATGATGAGATCATAACCCACCTGATTTCGGAGATCCTCACCATGAAAGGCTACGCCATAGCCGGCTCTGCAGCATCCGGGGATGAAGTGTTTTCAAAAATACCCGGGACGGCATGCGATGTGATCCTGATGGATATCGGCCTTAAGGGAGACGCCGATGGCATAACCGTTGCCCGCATCCTCAGCACACGGGTCCGGACCCCGATCATCTTCGTGACCGGCCAATTCGACGATCAGATCCTGGAACGTGCAAAGACCCCGAACACGTACGGTTATATCATCAAGCCATTTACTGCAAACGACCTCTGCTCGAATATTGAGATTGCTCTCTTCAACCACCGGCTCCGTGCAGAACCCATGCGGGAACCGGAACCGGCAACGGCGGGGGAGATAATACCGGATGCTGCAGCAAAACCTGCCATTCCACCCAAAGCCGCAGTACAGGTCCGTTCCCATATACGGCAGGAAGGGCTGAAACATCTCTATGATCACGGGCTGCATTACCAGTCGAAGGGTAATTACCAGCGAGCCCTGCAATATTTCATCGAGATCCTGGAACTCGATCCGGATGATGTTTCCATCTGGGTGGAAAAAGGGGATGTCCTCCAGAACATGGGAAGGACGAGCGAGGCGCTCACAGCAATCGATACGGCACTCAGCCTTGATCCGGCAAACGAGTATGGCCTGTGCAAAAAAAGCCGGGTTCTCTGCAGCGTTGGCAGGCATACGGATGCCCTTGCCACTATCGAAGTCGCGCTCGGAATAACCCGGGATAACCGTGCACTTCTCGTTGAAAAGGGTACAATTCTGCATGAACTGGGAAGAAATGAGGAGGCGATCAGGATCCTCGACCAAGCGATTGAAATGAACAAGAAATGCGGTTATGCTCTCGGGGCCAAGGGCCGGATCATGGGAAAACTCGATATGAACAGGGAGGCAATAGCCGCATTCGGAAAAGCGCTGAACATTGAACCAAAGAATATCTCGCTCTGGATGGATCTCATCCGCCTTTTCGAGCAGAAACGGAATTACCACACGGCCCTGAATGTCATCCAGATGGCACTCGAGAAAAATCCGGAGAATAAAATCCTGGCCATGAAACGGGACACGCTGTTGTCCAAGACAATCCCGGTTGCATAA
- a CDS encoding arsenate reductase ArsC, with the protein MEKKTVLFVCSFNSVRSQIAEGLLNARCGARYRAYSAGIAPAGLNPYAVSVMKEIGIDISSQKSKKLESFNGTRFDYVITLCDWVKQAVAGSIPEGVTMIHRGFVSPSEIRNDKAEILAEFRVLRNNINEWIIEIFPDCPDPGHE; encoded by the coding sequence ATGGAAAAAAAGACCGTGCTCTTTGTCTGTTCGTTCAACTCGGTCAGGTCACAGATAGCCGAAGGTCTTCTCAATGCCCGCTGCGGGGCCCGTTACCGTGCATATTCTGCCGGTATCGCCCCGGCGGGACTGAACCCGTATGCCGTTTCTGTTATGAAAGAGATAGGAATTGATATCTCCTCCCAGAAGTCCAAGAAACTGGAATCTTTTAATGGAACGCGATTTGATTATGTCATCACGCTGTGCGACTGGGTGAAACAGGCGGTTGCCGGATCAATTCCGGAAGGAGTGACCATGATCCACCGGGGTTTTGTCAGCCCTTCTGAAATCAGGAATGACAAGGCCGAAATCCTCGCAGAATTCCGCGTACTCCGGAATAACATCAATGAATGGATTATCGAAATCTTTCCGGATTGTCCGGACCCTGGGCATGAATAA
- a CDS encoding phosphate ABC transporter substrate-binding protein — MKAKQSSYLLMTMSLAALLIFAMLFAGCTGNGTKTTVATAAPTAVPTAVVSANTPAAVSAPAVAVTTSAPVSTGQKQTITISGSTTVLPIVQKAADQYMAAHPDADIQVSGGGSGVGIQAIGAKTVDIGMSSREVTKDEMKKYPDFVVTSVAQDGIAVIVNPANTIQYITLDQAKNIYLGKITKWSEINGAGVPGTNNQIVVVGRDSASGTRTYFDETVLLKATPTSKMLEKNSNGAVTQTVAQTPGSIGYVSIGFVSKDVKALPIWYNANKIIPASLDNVKTKTYPVSRDLYVITNGQPSGLAGDFIKYILSSDGQKIVSDEGYVTLS; from the coding sequence ATGAAAGCAAAACAGAGTTCGTACTTACTCATGACCATGAGCCTTGCTGCATTGCTTATCTTCGCGATGCTGTTTGCAGGCTGCACAGGTAACGGAACCAAAACAACGGTTGCAACAGCGGCGCCCACTGCAGTTCCCACGGCCGTTGTTTCTGCGAACACCCCGGCAGCAGTATCCGCACCGGCAGTAGCAGTAACCACTTCGGCCCCGGTATCAACCGGCCAGAAGCAGACCATCACGATCAGCGGATCGACCACGGTCCTCCCGATCGTCCAGAAAGCTGCCGACCAGTATATGGCAGCCCACCCTGATGCAGACATCCAGGTATCCGGTGGCGGAAGCGGTGTCGGTATCCAGGCAATCGGTGCCAAGACCGTTGACATCGGGATGTCCTCCCGCGAAGTGACCAAGGATGAGATGAAAAAATACCCGGACTTTGTTGTTACCTCGGTAGCGCAGGACGGTATTGCCGTTATCGTCAACCCGGCCAACACAATCCAGTACATCACCCTTGATCAGGCTAAGAATATCTATCTCGGCAAGATCACCAAGTGGAGCGAGATCAACGGTGCCGGTGTTCCCGGGACCAACAACCAGATCGTGGTCGTAGGCCGCGACAGCGCTTCCGGCACCCGCACCTACTTCGATGAGACGGTCCTCCTGAAAGCAACCCCCACGAGCAAGATGCTCGAGAAGAATTCCAACGGGGCTGTCACCCAGACCGTGGCCCAGACCCCCGGCTCAATCGGATACGTCTCGATCGGGTTCGTCAGCAAGGATGTCAAGGCGCTCCCCATCTGGTACAATGCCAACAAGATCATCCCGGCATCCCTTGACAATGTCAAGACCAAGACCTACCCGGTTTCCCGTGACCTGTACGTGATCACCAACGGCCAGCCATCCGGGCTTGCCGGCGACTTCATCAAGTACATCCTCAGCTCCGATGGCCAGAAGATCGTTTCCGATGAAGGTTACGTAACGCTTAGCTGA
- a CDS encoding PhoU domain-containing protein, translated as MEIRRVQMTGGSSFVVTLPKDWAESQNIKKNDPVGLMVQPDGTLLVTKKITEEPVQRIKEIDCSTISDPAFLFRLLIGTYITGFSMIRITSKQRFPPFVRTVVRDFTQMTIGQEVVEETEEVIAIKDLLNPAEMPFDNTIRRMFVIVKTMHEDAITALATHNKTLADDVIARDMDADRLNWLIARQTNMIMQNVSLSRKMGISPSRAMNYYMLSRIIERVGDHAVRIAEHTVPIIEFDIDKDILTAIRKSSIMSLEIFDRSIVSFFNTDMKEAHRNIESITALENICGDINNMVLGQETMLAINIGYIAESIRRAAEYAGDISETVINLLVENEPAPIRTKTGKQ; from the coding sequence ATGGAGATACGGCGGGTGCAGATGACCGGGGGGTCATCGTTTGTGGTGACTCTCCCCAAAGACTGGGCGGAAAGTCAGAATATTAAGAAGAACGATCCGGTGGGGCTCATGGTCCAGCCGGACGGGACACTGCTTGTGACCAAGAAGATCACCGAAGAGCCGGTCCAGCGGATCAAAGAGATCGATTGTAGTACCATTTCCGATCCGGCCTTCCTGTTCCGGCTCCTTATCGGGACGTACATCACCGGGTTCTCCATGATCCGGATCACTTCCAAGCAGCGCTTCCCGCCGTTTGTAAGGACCGTTGTCCGGGACTTCACCCAGATGACCATCGGCCAGGAAGTTGTCGAGGAGACTGAAGAGGTCATCGCCATAAAAGATCTGCTGAACCCGGCCGAGATGCCGTTTGACAATACCATCCGGCGCATGTTTGTCATTGTCAAGACCATGCACGAGGATGCAATCACTGCCCTCGCTACGCACAACAAGACCCTGGCAGACGATGTTATTGCCCGCGACATGGATGCCGACCGGCTCAACTGGCTCATTGCCCGGCAGACGAACATGATCATGCAGAATGTTTCTCTCTCCAGAAAGATGGGGATCTCGCCAAGCAGGGCAATGAATTATTACATGCTCAGCCGGATCATCGAGCGGGTGGGCGACCATGCCGTAAGGATTGCAGAACACACTGTACCGATCATAGAATTTGATATCGACAAGGATATCCTGACCGCAATCAGGAAATCGAGTATCATGTCGCTTGAGATCTTCGATCGGAGCATTGTTTCGTTTTTCAACACCGATATGAAGGAGGCGCACCGGAATATCGAATCCATCACCGCTCTTGAAAACATCTGCGGGGATATTAACAACATGGTACTCGGGCAGGAGACTATGCTTGCGATCAACATCGGGTACATTGCAGAGAGTATCCGCAGGGCTGCGGAATATGCCGGCGATATCTCGGAAACCGTCATCAATCTTCTTGTTGAGAACGAGCCGGCGCCCATCAGGACAAAAACCGGCAAACAATAA
- a CDS encoding PHP domain-containing protein produces the protein MKVDFHVHTNRSIDAVHSPRAMVKMAKKTGLDAIAITDHNRLFSKSEAQCLTREFGLVVIPGIEGGNIAVQKHWIALGISSQILKNHIDAILSAIHRDGGVSVAPHPHSRLGFGNYAALGFDAVESLNGNEPESNRKIRNDKRIPEIAGSDSHALPMLGYCWTEVEADDTTESILEAVRTGLCRPAGCTIPLRWYLQYYPHFFRHRILAQPALALATARQVIRDIRKVRESECSGTHC, from the coding sequence ATGAAAGTGGATTTTCATGTACATACCAACCGCTCAATTGATGCCGTTCATTCTCCGCGTGCGATGGTGAAGATGGCAAAGAAGACCGGACTCGATGCTATCGCAATAACCGACCACAACCGTCTCTTCTCCAAAAGCGAGGCTCAGTGCCTTACCCGGGAATTCGGTCTCGTGGTGATCCCCGGCATCGAAGGGGGAAATATTGCTGTACAGAAACACTGGATCGCTCTTGGCATCAGCAGCCAGATCCTGAAAAACCATATCGATGCAATTCTTTCCGCCATCCACCGTGACGGTGGCGTGTCCGTTGCCCCCCATCCCCACTCAAGGCTTGGTTTTGGGAATTATGCTGCGCTCGGGTTCGATGCCGTGGAATCCTTGAACGGCAACGAGCCCGAATCAAACCGGAAGATCAGGAATGACAAACGGATTCCTGAAATTGCAGGGAGCGATTCCCATGCACTCCCGATGCTGGGATACTGCTGGACCGAGGTCGAGGCTGACGATACAACGGAAAGTATCCTTGAGGCGGTCCGAACGGGATTGTGCAGACCTGCCGGATGCACTATTCCCTTGCGCTGGTATCTCCAGTACTACCCCCATTTTTTCCGTCACCGCATTCTTGCGCAGCCAGCGCTGGCTCTTGCAACTGCCCGCCAGGTAATCCGTGACATCCGCAAGGTACGGGAGAGCGAATGCTCAGGTACGCACTGCTGA
- a CDS encoding transposase has product MIRFHQSTLLQTRWIGVDLNTTGHAVVVADPIGGHVMKLGKKLHYRRTSSTKNCTKLYEEDKLWKLKKIKSREKKEFRAALHKIARQIVGFAESVCAGIRFEKLFSYRYLCCHEVRDSYEFSFDNGSFVTLLNLVEKRALNRGIPVQYVNPSNTSKKCSRCGGFGRRIRKRFECPQCGRVIHADVNAALNIAATPCAGEKTDLSLERASRKMMRKMARAGRNLPERGVPAITDITGNRELFPPWGDTSALRSEAG; this is encoded by the coding sequence GTGATTAGATTTCATCAGAGTACACTTCTGCAAACCCGCTGGATAGGCGTTGATCTCAATACAACCGGCCATGCCGTTGTCGTTGCAGATCCCATTGGCGGACATGTCATGAAACTGGGGAAAAAACTGCATTATCGGAGAACATCCTCAACCAAAAACTGTACAAAACTCTATGAGGAAGATAAACTCTGGAAGCTCAAAAAGATCAAGAGCCGCGAGAAGAAGGAGTTCCGGGCTGCCCTCCACAAGATCGCCCGGCAGATTGTCGGCTTTGCTGAATCTGTGTGTGCCGGGATCAGATTCGAAAAACTCTTTTCGTACCGGTATCTCTGTTGCCATGAAGTCAGGGATTCCTATGAGTTCTCTTTTGACAATGGATCCTTTGTCACTCTGCTGAATCTTGTAGAAAAACGAGCCCTTAACCGGGGCATACCGGTCCAGTATGTCAACCCGTCAAATACTTCAAAGAAGTGCAGCAGGTGCGGAGGGTTTGGAAGGAGAATACGTAAAAGGTTCGAGTGCCCGCAGTGCGGCAGGGTCATCCACGCGGATGTGAATGCTGCACTCAATATTGCTGCCACTCCCTGCGCTGGGGAAAAGACCGATCTTTCTCTTGAACGTGCTTCCCGGAAAATGATGCGGAAGATGGCCAGGGCCGGAAGAAACCTTCCGGAACGCGGAGTCCCCGCAATTACGGACATTACCGGTAACCGGGAACTTTTTCCCCCGTGGGGCGATACTTCGGCTCTTCGGAGTGAGGCTGGATGA
- a CDS encoding ATP-binding protein: MKIRTRSRLILVATLVVFLIVLSFITQSVILQSFGVIEEQETTSHVQRFISQINNEIEDVAATCRDWANRDETAAIFTNPNGEQDSSRIFQPVSMKNLGIDYIIIYDTSGHRVFAETISKDGDAVRDAPIAIDTIVHNSIISEGIHGGISGRRGISSINNDPVILAGYPIMYGNSSSSSEGTLVMVRLLDSGRIGDIDQMLQLDGTLVTYDPKTAGGELSVEEQVKAKDGAIVVRPVNENELDGLAIITGIENKPSFLLMKIETTRPVYQEVKKTILIAAAAIILLSIIFLLVVQLLLQKFILAPLSDLDAGMKSIGGSGDISLRMEETGDEEVVSLTRSLNQMLDQVQQQRDELHNLLEEIEQQRDDLRDARQSLAERNRDLEELNRKANLYLDIYLDSITYEILNAIMGLRGYAEMFQQTAQDSEKKFADKIIALAKKSNEVIRNIETISRIYKNPPETKAVDLSSIIKKEMDSRPGASIQVEHCNRAVLANDMLGVIFDNLFSNSLKFGGRDTMIKVTARDTPEGLLEISVSDTGPGIPDAMKPLVFDRFMQDTRQRSSYGLGLHIVKMLVESYGGTVWAEDRIAGEQKSGTTIRFTLRLA, encoded by the coding sequence ATGAAGATACGGACCCGCTCCCGCCTTATTCTTGTGGCCACCCTGGTCGTGTTTCTCATCGTCCTGAGTTTCATCACCCAGTCAGTTATCCTCCAGTCATTCGGGGTCATTGAAGAGCAGGAGACCACATCCCATGTCCAGCGTTTTATATCCCAGATCAATAATGAAATCGAAGACGTTGCAGCCACCTGCCGTGACTGGGCAAACCGCGATGAAACCGCAGCAATTTTTACCAACCCGAACGGGGAGCAGGACTCCTCGCGTATTTTCCAGCCGGTCTCGATGAAAAACCTCGGCATCGATTACATCATTATCTACGATACCAGCGGGCACCGTGTTTTCGCAGAAACAATTTCCAAGGATGGGGACGCTGTCAGGGACGCGCCCATTGCGATTGACACCATCGTCCATAACAGTATAATCTCCGAGGGAATCCATGGTGGCATCTCCGGGCGGAGGGGGATCTCGTCCATCAACAACGATCCCGTGATCCTTGCCGGTTACCCGATAATGTACGGCAATTCTTCCAGTTCATCCGAAGGGACACTTGTCATGGTCCGTCTCCTTGATTCCGGAAGAATTGGTGACATTGACCAGATGCTCCAGCTGGATGGCACGCTCGTCACGTACGATCCAAAAACTGCCGGCGGGGAACTATCCGTTGAGGAACAGGTTAAAGCAAAAGACGGCGCGATCGTTGTGAGACCTGTTAACGAAAATGAGCTGGACGGGCTGGCTATTATCACCGGCATTGAGAACAAGCCCTCATTCCTCCTCATGAAGATTGAGACTACCCGCCCGGTCTACCAGGAGGTTAAAAAAACCATTCTGATTGCCGCTGCCGCCATCATTCTTCTCAGTATTATATTCCTGCTCGTTGTCCAGCTTCTCCTCCAGAAATTTATCCTGGCCCCGCTGAGCGACCTTGATGCCGGTATGAAATCCATCGGGGGATCGGGAGATATCTCCCTGCGGATGGAGGAAACCGGTGATGAGGAGGTGGTCTCCCTCACCCGCTCCCTTAACCAGATGCTCGACCAGGTCCAGCAGCAGCGCGACGAGCTGCACAATCTTCTTGAAGAAATCGAACAGCAGCGGGACGATCTCCGTGATGCCCGGCAGTCCCTTGCGGAACGGAACCGGGACCTTGAAGAGCTGAACCGGAAGGCAAACCTCTATCTGGATATCTATCTTGATTCAATCACCTATGAAATCCTGAATGCGATCATGGGTCTTCGCGGCTATGCCGAAATGTTCCAGCAGACTGCCCAGGATTCTGAAAAGAAATTCGCGGACAAAATCATCGCGCTTGCCAAAAAGAGTAACGAAGTGATACGGAATATCGAGACAATCAGCCGCATTTACAAAAACCCGCCCGAGACAAAAGCGGTGGATCTCTCCTCGATTATTAAAAAAGAGATGGATTCGCGCCCCGGAGCCAGCATCCAGGTTGAACACTGCAACCGGGCGGTGCTGGCAAACGATATGCTGGGTGTCATCTTTGACAACCTCTTCTCAAACAGTCTCAAATTCGGGGGCAGGGATACGATGATTAAGGTCACGGCCCGGGACACTCCTGAAGGATTACTGGAAATATCGGTGAGTGACACCGGGCCGGGTATTCCCGATGCCATGAAACCGCTGGTGTTCGACCGGTTTATGCAGGACACCCGCCAGAGGAGCAGTTACGGACTCGGGCTCCACATCGTCAAGATGCTGGTGGAAAGTTATGGGGGAACGGTCTGGGCTGAGGACCGGATCGCCGGTGAGCAGAAGTCAGGGACAACCATCCGGTTTACCCTGCGGCTTGCCTGA
- a CDS encoding inorganic phosphate transporter, whose translation MIEATWELIVVIIGIALVFDFTNGFHDSANSISTVVSTKVLSPRNAVVFAAFFNFIAAFGFGVAVASTISKIIELNVVPAAVIPYIVLGALAGAISWNIITWFFGLPTSSSHALIGGLAGAGIAAAGFAAIKWSTVELVVTFMILSPLIGLTCGFLFMALILNLTKKANKESAEGHFKRLQLCSAAAYSFSHGTNDAQKTMGIILPLLFSIGYFGASVDPNNLPMPTWVIILSYAAIALGTLSGGWRIVRTMGYKITKLRPVHGFAAETAGAATILGASAAGIPVSTTHVICSSIMGVGTTMGTSTVKWGVARSIMVAWILTIPISALIGFVAFAVIRVFVGY comes from the coding sequence ATGATCGAAGCAACGTGGGAACTCATTGTAGTCATTATAGGGATCGCCCTGGTGTTCGATTTTACCAACGGGTTCCATGATTCGGCGAACTCGATCTCAACGGTCGTTTCAACGAAAGTTCTCTCGCCAAGGAATGCAGTTGTCTTTGCTGCATTTTTCAATTTCATTGCCGCGTTCGGGTTCGGTGTTGCGGTTGCAAGCACCATCAGCAAGATCATCGAGCTGAACGTTGTGCCGGCCGCAGTGATCCCCTATATCGTCCTCGGGGCACTGGCAGGCGCCATCAGCTGGAACATCATTACCTGGTTCTTCGGGCTTCCCACCTCATCCTCCCACGCACTTATCGGGGGACTGGCGGGCGCGGGAATCGCTGCTGCCGGGTTTGCCGCAATCAAGTGGTCAACGGTCGAGCTTGTCGTAACCTTCATGATCCTCTCTCCCCTGATTGGCCTGACCTGCGGGTTCCTGTTCATGGCATTGATCCTCAACCTTACAAAAAAAGCAAACAAGGAATCGGCCGAGGGTCATTTCAAGCGGCTTCAGCTCTGCTCTGCGGCGGCGTACAGTTTTTCCCACGGCACCAATGATGCCCAGAAAACCATGGGAATCATCCTGCCGCTTCTCTTTTCCATCGGGTATTTCGGGGCAAGCGTGGATCCCAACAACCTGCCAATGCCCACGTGGGTGATCATTCTTTCCTATGCGGCCATCGCACTCGGAACCCTGTCGGGGGGATGGCGTATCGTAAGAACCATGGGATACAAGATCACCAAACTCCGGCCGGTACATGGCTTTGCTGCCGAGACCGCCGGGGCCGCGACCATTCTCGGGGCATCTGCCGCAGGTATTCCGGTGAGTACGACCCATGTCATATGCTCGTCCATCATGGGAGTCGGGACCACCATGGGGACCAGTACGGTGAAGTGGGGTGTTGCCCGGAGCATTATGGTTGCATGGATTCTGACAATCCCCATCAGTGCGTTGATAGGATTTGTCGCATTTGCAGTGATCCGGGTGTTTGTGGGATACTGA
- a CDS encoding DUF47 family protein, translated as MGLRELLIPQDKAFFDLFEKQAAINKEAAWQLVALTEDFTNVKEKRHQIELLEQKGDIITHDIYDQLNRTFITPLDPEEISRLASALDDVLDYIDGATEKMYYYGIESTDIHMIELAKLIHMSTAELESAVKGIRSIKDPRYIDERCIEVNRLENLADDVLAHAVMDLFKTTDAITIIKFKDIYEHLETATDYCEDVANVLSDIAIRHS; from the coding sequence ATGGGCTTACGCGAGTTGCTGATACCACAGGACAAGGCTTTTTTTGATCTCTTCGAAAAGCAGGCCGCCATCAATAAGGAAGCCGCATGGCAGCTTGTTGCGCTGACCGAGGATTTCACCAATGTCAAGGAGAAACGCCACCAGATCGAGCTGCTCGAACAGAAAGGGGACATCATCACCCACGATATCTACGACCAGCTCAACCGGACGTTCATCACCCCGCTGGACCCGGAAGAGATCTCCCGGCTCGCATCGGCCCTTGACGATGTCCTGGATTACATCGATGGCGCAACCGAGAAGATGTACTATTACGGTATTGAATCGACCGACATCCACATGATCGAGCTGGCAAAACTGATCCACATGTCCACGGCTGAACTCGAGAGTGCGGTCAAAGGCATCCGCTCGATCAAGGACCCCCGGTATATCGATGAGCGCTGCATCGAGGTCAACCGGCTCGAAAATCTCGCCGATGACGTGCTTGCCCATGCGGTCATGGATCTCTTCAAGACAACCGACGCGATCACGATCATCAAGTTCAAGGATATCTACGAACACCTTGAGACGGCAACGGATTACTGTGAAGACGTGGCAAACGTACTTTCCGATATCGCGATCCGCCACTCATGA